From the Streptomyces sp. Tu 2975 genome, one window contains:
- a CDS encoding lipid-transfer protein: MSIRERDALGGRAAVVGIGATEFSKNSGRSELRLAAEAVRAALDDAGLSPADVDGMVTFTMDTNPEITVAQAAGIGELSFFSRVHYGGGAACATVQQAALAVAAGIAEVVVCYRAFNERSGRRFGSGVQHREPSAEGAALGWNLPFGLLTPASWVAMAAQRYLYAYGLTPEAFGHVAVTGRRHAATNPAAYFYGRPITLEDHAASRWTVEPLRLLDCCQETDGGQAIVVTGVERARDLRRPPAVILAAAQGAGRAQEQMTSFYRDDLTGLPEMGVVARQLWRTCGLAPRDIDVGIVYDHFTPFVLMQLEEFGFCKPGEGAAFVASDVLPLNTHGGQLGEAYLHGMNGIAEAVRQLRGSAVNQIPGAARALVTAGTGVPTSGLVLGADGE, from the coding sequence ATGAGCATCCGTGAGAGGGACGCCCTCGGCGGGAGGGCGGCCGTCGTCGGTATCGGGGCGACCGAATTTTCGAAGAACTCCGGCCGCAGCGAGCTGAGGCTCGCCGCCGAGGCCGTGCGTGCCGCGCTGGACGACGCGGGCCTCTCCCCCGCGGACGTCGACGGCATGGTGACCTTCACGATGGACACCAACCCGGAGATCACGGTCGCGCAGGCTGCCGGCATCGGAGAGCTGTCGTTCTTCTCGCGCGTCCATTACGGCGGCGGCGCGGCCTGTGCGACCGTGCAGCAGGCGGCACTGGCGGTCGCCGCGGGCATCGCGGAGGTCGTCGTCTGCTACCGGGCGTTCAACGAGCGGTCCGGGCGGCGCTTCGGCTCCGGCGTGCAGCACAGGGAGCCGTCCGCGGAAGGCGCCGCGCTCGGCTGGAATCTCCCGTTCGGGCTGCTCACGCCCGCATCCTGGGTGGCGATGGCCGCCCAGCGCTATCTGTACGCCTATGGGCTGACCCCGGAGGCGTTCGGTCATGTCGCGGTCACCGGCAGGCGTCACGCCGCCACCAACCCCGCCGCGTACTTCTACGGCCGCCCCATCACCCTGGAGGATCACGCCGCCTCCCGCTGGACGGTCGAGCCGCTGCGGCTGCTGGACTGCTGCCAGGAGACCGACGGGGGCCAGGCGATCGTCGTCACCGGCGTCGAGCGGGCACGCGACCTGCGGCGGCCGCCCGCCGTGATCCTCGCCGCCGCCCAGGGCGCGGGCCGGGCCCAGGAGCAGATGACCAGCTTCTACCGCGACGACCTCACCGGCCTCCCCGAGATGGGAGTCGTCGCCCGGCAGTTGTGGCGGACCTGCGGGCTCGCCCCGAGAGACATCGACGTGGGGATCGTCTACGACCACTTCACACCGTTCGTCCTCATGCAGCTCGAGGAGTTCGGCTTCTGCAAGCCCGGAGAGGGGGCCGCGTTCGTGGCCTCCGACGTCCTGCCGCTCAACACTCATGGAGGGCAGCTGGGAGAGGCGTATCTGCACGGGATGAACGGCATCGCCGAGGCGGTCAGACAGCTTCGCGGCTCGGCGGTGAACCAGATACCCGGCGCGGCCAGAGCCCTGGTCACCGCGGGCACGGGCGTCCCCACCTCGGGACTGGTTCTCGGGGCCGACGGCGAGTAG
- a CDS encoding SigE family RNA polymerase sigma factor, translating into MTTPVCTSASKAAAPVPSYTPYASFSSYVQARGPVLLRTARSLTSNVSDAEDLLQTALTKTYVAWERIEDHRALDGYVRRALLNTRTSQWRKRKVDEFVCDELPEPATVPPTDPAEQQVLHDAMWRAVMKLPDRQRAMVVLRYYEDLSEAQTAEVLGVSIGTVKSAVSRALGKLREDPELSPVR; encoded by the coding sequence ATGACCACGCCAGTCTGTACGAGCGCTTCCAAGGCCGCCGCGCCGGTGCCGTCGTACACGCCCTACGCCTCGTTCTCGTCGTACGTACAGGCGCGGGGACCTGTGCTGCTGCGCACCGCCCGCTCGCTGACGTCGAACGTGAGCGACGCGGAGGATCTGCTGCAGACGGCGCTGACCAAGACGTACGTCGCCTGGGAGCGGATCGAGGACCACCGGGCGCTCGACGGCTACGTCCGCCGCGCACTGCTGAACACGCGGACGTCGCAGTGGCGCAAGCGCAAGGTGGACGAGTTCGTCTGCGACGAGCTGCCCGAGCCGGCGACGGTCCCTCCCACCGACCCGGCCGAGCAGCAGGTGCTGCACGACGCGATGTGGCGCGCGGTGATGAAGCTGCCGGACCGCCAGCGAGCGATGGTCGTGCTCCGCTACTACGAGGATCTGAGCGAGGCCCAGACGGCGGAGGTGCTCGGGGTGTCGATCGGTACGGTCAAGAGCGCCGTGTCACGGGCGCTGGGGAAGCTCCGCGAGGATCCGGAGCTGTCACCGGTCCGCTGA
- a CDS encoding long-chain fatty acid--CoA ligase, with protein MLSTMQDVPLTVTRILQHGMTIHGKSQITTWTGEPEPQRRSFAEAGRRATQLANALRDELGIDGDQRVATLMWNNAEHVEAYFAIPSMGAVLHTLNLRLPAEQLVWIVNHAADRAVIVNGSLLPLLAPLLPHLPTIEHIVVSGPGDRSLLADTEAQVHEYEELIAGRPTTYDWPELDERAAAAMCYTSGTTGDPKGVVYSHRSIYLHSMQVNMAESMGLTDKDTTLVVVPQFHVNAWGLPHATFMTGINMLMPDRFLQPAPLAEMIERERPQHAAAVPTIWQGLLAEVTANPRDLSSMTQVTIGGAACPPSLMEAYDKLGVRLCQAWGMTETSPLGTMAHPPAGLTAEEEWPYRVTQGRFPAGVEGRLVGPAGDLLPWDGESAGELEVRGAWIAGAYYGGAGGEDFRPEDKFSEDGWLKTGDVGVISPDGFLTLTDRAKDVIKSGGEWISSVELENALMAHPEVAEAAVVAVPDDKWGERPLATVVLKEGSTADYETLKTFLAGKIAKWQLPERWAVVPAVPKTSVGKFDKKVIRRQYADGELAVTEL; from the coding sequence GTGCTGAGCACCATGCAGGACGTACCGCTGACTGTGACCCGCATCCTCCAGCATGGGATGACGATCCACGGGAAGTCGCAGATCACCACCTGGACCGGGGAGCCCGAGCCGCAGCGGCGCAGTTTCGCGGAGGCAGGCCGGCGCGCCACCCAGCTGGCCAACGCCCTGCGCGACGAGCTCGGCATCGATGGTGACCAGAGAGTCGCCACCCTCATGTGGAACAACGCCGAGCATGTGGAGGCGTACTTCGCGATCCCCTCCATGGGCGCCGTGCTCCACACGCTCAACCTGCGGCTGCCCGCCGAGCAGCTGGTCTGGATCGTCAATCACGCCGCCGACCGCGCCGTGATCGTCAACGGCTCGCTCCTGCCGCTTCTGGCGCCGCTGCTGCCGCATCTGCCGACGATCGAGCACATCGTCGTCTCGGGCCCGGGCGACCGGTCCCTCCTCGCCGACACGGAGGCGCAGGTCCACGAGTACGAGGAGCTGATCGCCGGCCGTCCGACCACGTACGACTGGCCCGAGCTGGACGAGCGTGCCGCCGCGGCCATGTGCTACACCTCCGGCACGACGGGCGACCCCAAGGGCGTCGTCTACTCCCACCGCTCGATCTACCTGCACTCCATGCAGGTCAACATGGCCGAATCGATGGGCCTGACCGACAAGGACACCACCCTCGTGGTCGTCCCGCAGTTCCATGTGAACGCCTGGGGACTCCCGCACGCCACGTTCATGACCGGCATCAACATGCTGATGCCGGACCGTTTCCTCCAGCCCGCCCCGCTCGCCGAGATGATCGAGCGTGAGAGGCCCCAGCACGCCGCGGCGGTCCCGACCATCTGGCAGGGCCTGCTCGCCGAGGTGACCGCGAACCCCCGTGACCTGAGCTCCATGACGCAGGTCACCATCGGCGGCGCCGCCTGTCCGCCCTCCCTCATGGAGGCGTACGACAAGCTCGGCGTCCGGCTCTGTCAGGCCTGGGGCATGACCGAGACGTCCCCGCTCGGCACCATGGCCCACCCGCCGGCCGGTCTGACCGCCGAGGAGGAGTGGCCGTACCGCGTCACGCAGGGCCGCTTCCCGGCCGGTGTCGAGGGGCGACTGGTCGGCCCCGCCGGCGACCTCCTGCCCTGGGACGGCGAGTCGGCCGGCGAGCTGGAGGTGCGGGGCGCCTGGATCGCGGGTGCGTACTACGGCGGTGCGGGCGGCGAGGACTTCCGGCCCGAGGACAAGTTCAGCGAGGACGGCTGGCTGAAGACCGGCGACGTCGGTGTGATCAGCCCCGACGGCTTCCTGACGCTTACCGACCGGGCCAAGGACGTCATCAAGTCGGGCGGTGAGTGGATCTCCAGCGTCGAGCTCGAGAACGCCCTGATGGCCCACCCGGAGGTGGCGGAGGCGGCGGTCGTCGCCGTGCCCGACGACAAGTGGGGCGAGCGGCCGCTGGCGACCGTGGTGCTGAAGGAAGGGTCGACCGCGGACTACGAGACGCTCAAGACGTTCCTCGCCGGAAAGATCGCCAAGTGGCAGCTCCCGGAGCGCTGGGCGGTTGTGCCGGCGGTGCCGAAGACGAGCGTGGGCAAGTTCGACAAGAAGGTCATCCGCCGGCAGTACGCGGACGGCGAGCTCGCCGTCACGGAGCTGTAG
- a CDS encoding PAS domain-containing protein yields MSSRPSRGAARLAAILDALPDGLVLVNANGTVVNANTIALELFETPGTALVGRGLLDLLPEFDSRLIPGSMRRPDAADQRGRTKPTRMIARRTDGGEFPVEVTSASLEDGREAYDSFNAYTGDELLMLVVRDLSGTVDTEAELARSQRQTEMILRAASEGVVGTDTDGRVVLVNPAAAQILGFRASDLGGQELHPLILHSRADGEPFPYEESPLADTLKSGRKHRVRGQVLWAKNGSKVAVDLTTAPVRDGDQLVGAVMTFTDRRPYEEQAEKHAAELTETTERLTAELAATTERYEAELAEKVERYEAELADKADRYTAELEAGSERYAELSARHAQLTAVLGESLRGPLEELRTELGTLAADPAGQLWPEANQILHHLAAGYARMTTLVDNVLGYQRLDTGTEQLTKANVLLDAVVAAGVEGAIELIGPGRAQFAVHAPPIEAEVDGARLATALAHLVADVAGVDSTGKAKLPPGGGYVDSTVVVAAAQRGDVVRIEVRGPFAGGDPVHEPIVRGIVRAHGGVLQTHEVPGMSGSAYVLEVPLGEGAGTVAPPAPAAAQLPALPAQQSAGQSGPSGPVMASANTTTGGGGRRRARRASTDAFLESPVAMEDPVAATQPTGRRRATQPDAELIPAQDTGAGPARSSIEGPAEGQGGSGGTGRRRGRPSPAENAAVAVQPAEGSVVTAAEGAGGRAALGETVPPQGVPVDAHGLQATPSGRRARRAVESGLPSPAGGEQTRQAPQPSGRRARRALAAAPAEADSAAPRSAFALPPAEADRIPAGAVRPGVPTAERHDAVTAAPDTTHHTPPQQHPAPTGRRRARNEGQPTPQPAEVPGGTPAGPTAAGQAVWGQEAAVPGGPADSPSVGGTDGVGTDGVPAAEPSASAGHPSAGQGFAAPVQASDTGSVSLPLPPVAPAQPQDEAGQPDQEGNARQAGALPPAQTPRPTAARVAQPLPEEQPVPADSTQGRAFSVRTLGQGVPFAQHLTQQQNQTLGSGRRRKLGTRPDSEQPELAARPHPQPTAAPVPAPVPPAVPQNGPRLPADRADSRSEGRSYAIGAPDEGAEGPEPLDGPGGAVEVANQPQPQPVDDELPPEPLDNPRRLLVWPAPDVSTQQALSDRGYRPVVVHSREEVDAQIAAFPAALFVDPLTGPITRTALQSLRQAAVAAEVPVLVTAGLGQATREAAYGADPAVLLKALAPRDSEQHPSRVLLIEEHEEIALALTSTLERRGMQVARAGADADAVTLATQMRPNLVVMDLMQVRRRRAGIIDWLRANGQLNRTPLVVYTSAGLDPAELPRLSSGETVLFLAERSTSNEVQARIVDLLAKIGTN; encoded by the coding sequence GTGAGCAGCAGGCCATCCCGAGGCGCTGCTCGCCTCGCAGCCATACTCGACGCCCTTCCGGACGGGCTCGTGCTCGTCAATGCCAACGGCACGGTCGTCAACGCCAACACCATCGCCCTCGAGCTTTTCGAGACCCCGGGGACCGCTCTGGTCGGACGGGGTCTCCTCGATCTGCTGCCCGAGTTCGACTCGCGGCTGATCCCCGGGTCGATGCGCCGGCCGGATGCCGCCGACCAGCGAGGGCGCACCAAGCCCACACGCATGATCGCGCGGCGTACGGACGGCGGCGAGTTCCCCGTCGAGGTGACCAGCGCAAGCCTGGAGGACGGGCGCGAGGCGTACGACTCCTTCAACGCGTACACCGGTGACGAGCTGCTGATGCTCGTCGTCCGCGATCTTTCGGGCACCGTCGACACCGAGGCGGAGCTGGCGCGTTCGCAGCGGCAGACCGAGATGATCCTCCGGGCGGCCTCCGAGGGCGTCGTGGGCACCGACACCGACGGACGGGTCGTGCTGGTCAACCCGGCCGCTGCCCAGATCCTCGGGTTCCGCGCCAGCGACCTCGGCGGCCAGGAGCTGCACCCGCTGATCCTGCACTCGCGCGCGGACGGCGAGCCGTTCCCGTACGAGGAGTCGCCGCTCGCCGACACCCTCAAGTCCGGGCGCAAGCACCGGGTGCGCGGCCAGGTGCTGTGGGCGAAGAACGGCTCCAAGGTCGCCGTCGACCTGACGACGGCGCCGGTACGCGACGGGGACCAGCTGGTCGGCGCGGTGATGACGTTCACCGACCGGCGGCCTTACGAGGAGCAGGCCGAGAAGCACGCCGCCGAGCTGACGGAGACGACGGAGCGGCTCACGGCGGAACTCGCCGCCACCACCGAGCGGTACGAGGCCGAGCTGGCGGAGAAGGTCGAGCGGTACGAGGCCGAGCTCGCGGACAAGGCCGACCGCTACACGGCCGAGCTGGAAGCCGGCTCCGAGCGGTACGCGGAGCTGAGTGCCCGGCACGCGCAGCTGACCGCGGTGCTCGGGGAGTCGCTGCGCGGCCCGCTGGAGGAACTGCGCACCGAGCTGGGCACGCTGGCGGCCGACCCGGCCGGGCAGCTGTGGCCGGAGGCGAACCAGATCCTGCACCACCTGGCCGCCGGCTACGCCCGGATGACGACCCTCGTCGACAACGTCCTCGGCTATCAGCGGCTCGACACCGGCACGGAGCAGCTGACGAAGGCCAACGTGCTGCTCGACGCGGTCGTCGCGGCCGGCGTCGAGGGAGCGATCGAGCTCATCGGCCCCGGGCGCGCCCAGTTCGCGGTGCACGCGCCGCCGATAGAGGCGGAGGTCGACGGGGCACGACTGGCCACGGCGCTCGCGCACCTGGTGGCGGACGTGGCGGGCGTCGACTCGACCGGCAAGGCCAAGCTCCCTCCCGGCGGCGGCTACGTGGACTCGACGGTCGTCGTCGCGGCCGCCCAGCGCGGTGACGTCGTACGGATCGAGGTGCGCGGGCCGTTCGCCGGGGGAGACCCGGTGCACGAGCCGATCGTGCGCGGGATCGTCCGGGCGCACGGCGGTGTCCTGCAGACGCACGAGGTGCCGGGGATGAGCGGCAGCGCGTACGTGCTCGAGGTGCCGCTGGGCGAGGGCGCGGGCACCGTCGCCCCGCCCGCCCCTGCCGCGGCTCAGCTTCCCGCCCTGCCGGCGCAGCAGTCGGCCGGGCAGTCCGGTCCGTCCGGGCCCGTCATGGCTTCGGCGAACACGACGACCGGTGGCGGCGGACGCCGACGGGCACGGCGGGCCTCTACGGACGCTTTCCTGGAGAGCCCCGTGGCCATGGAGGACCCGGTGGCCGCGACGCAGCCGACCGGGCGGCGCCGGGCGACGCAGCCGGACGCCGAGCTCATCCCCGCCCAGGACACGGGTGCGGGACCTGCCCGGAGCAGCATCGAGGGCCCGGCCGAGGGCCAGGGCGGCAGCGGGGGGACCGGAAGGCGGCGTGGTCGCCCCAGCCCCGCCGAGAACGCGGCCGTGGCCGTGCAGCCCGCGGAAGGTTCCGTGGTGACCGCCGCGGAAGGCGCGGGCGGACGTGCGGCGCTCGGAGAGACCGTGCCGCCGCAGGGTGTACCGGTCGACGCCCACGGGTTGCAGGCGACGCCTTCCGGGCGGCGCGCACGGCGGGCCGTCGAGAGCGGCCTGCCGTCACCGGCGGGCGGCGAGCAGACCCGGCAGGCGCCGCAGCCCAGCGGCCGGCGCGCCAGGCGTGCGCTGGCAGCGGCTCCGGCCGAGGCCGACAGCGCGGCACCGCGGAGCGCGTTCGCACTGCCGCCGGCGGAAGCGGACCGGATCCCCGCCGGAGCGGTCAGGCCCGGGGTTCCGACGGCTGAACGGCACGACGCCGTGACGGCAGCTCCGGACACCACGCACCACACACCTCCGCAGCAGCACCCGGCGCCGACCGGGCGCAGGCGCGCCCGTAACGAAGGGCAGCCGACCCCGCAGCCGGCCGAGGTTCCCGGCGGGACTCCGGCGGGGCCCACCGCGGCCGGACAGGCCGTGTGGGGGCAGGAAGCCGCTGTCCCCGGCGGTCCTGCCGACAGTCCTTCCGTCGGCGGTACTGACGGCGTCGGCACGGACGGCGTCCCTGCCGCGGAACCGTCCGCCTCAGCCGGGCACCCGTCGGCCGGCCAGGGCTTCGCCGCGCCCGTGCAGGCGTCCGACACCGGTTCCGTGTCACTGCCTCTGCCGCCCGTCGCACCGGCTCAGCCGCAGGACGAAGCAGGGCAGCCGGACCAGGAGGGGAACGCCCGGCAGGCCGGAGCGCTGCCGCCTGCCCAGACCCCCAGGCCTACGGCCGCGCGGGTCGCCCAGCCCCTCCCCGAGGAGCAACCGGTACCCGCCGACTCCACGCAGGGGCGTGCGTTCAGCGTGCGCACCCTGGGCCAAGGCGTGCCGTTCGCCCAGCACCTCACCCAGCAGCAGAACCAGACGCTCGGATCCGGCCGCCGCAGGAAGCTCGGCACGCGTCCCGACAGCGAGCAGCCCGAATTGGCCGCCCGGCCCCACCCTCAGCCCACCGCGGCACCGGTGCCCGCCCCCGTTCCCCCCGCCGTGCCGCAGAACGGGCCCCGGCTTCCCGCCGACCGCGCGGACAGCCGCTCCGAGGGGCGGTCCTACGCGATAGGGGCCCCCGACGAAGGCGCGGAGGGGCCCGAGCCGCTGGACGGGCCCGGAGGGGCGGTCGAGGTCGCCAACCAGCCGCAGCCGCAACCCGTCGACGACGAACTGCCCCCGGAGCCGCTGGACAACCCCCGTCGGCTGCTGGTGTGGCCGGCCCCCGACGTCTCCACCCAGCAGGCGCTGAGCGACCGTGGCTACCGGCCCGTCGTCGTGCACTCGCGCGAGGAGGTCGACGCGCAGATCGCGGCGTTCCCGGCCGCCCTGTTCGTGGACCCCCTCACCGGGCCGATCACCCGGACCGCGCTGCAGTCCCTGCGCCAGGCCGCGGTGGCCGCGGAGGTTCCGGTGCTCGTGACGGCGGGTCTCGGGCAGGCGACGCGGGAGGCCGCGTACGGCGCCGATCCCGCCGTACTGCTCAAGGCACTGGCGCCCAGGGACAGCGAGCAGCACCCGTCGCGGGTGCTGCTGATCGAGGAGCACGAGGAGATCGCCCTCGCGCTGACGTCGACGCTGGAACGGCGCGGCATGCAGGTGGCACGCGCCGGTGCCGACGCTGACGCCGTCACCCTCGCCACGCAGATGCGGCCGAACCTGGTCGTGATGGACCTGATGCAGGTGCGCCGCCGCCGTGCCGGGATCATCGACTGGCTGCGCGCGAACGGCCAGTTGAACCGCACCCCGCTGGTCGTCTACACCTCGGCCGGCCTCGACCCGGCGGAGCTGCCACGGCTGTCCTCTGGGGAGACGGTGCTCTTCCTCGCGGAACGCTCGACGAGCAACGAGGTCCAGGCGCGCATCGTGGACCTGCTGGCGAAGATCGGCACCAACTGA